TCCATCTGGCAGTTCTTTGATAAGAGCGCCTAAGTTAGATGCTTCCAATGCTTCCATGACACGACTGCGATCAATACCCTCGCTTTCGACTGCGCCATATGCAACGTTTACGGCAATCGTATCATTAAACAAAATGACATCTTGACTTACAAAGGAAATTTGCTTGCGCAGATCTGCAAGCACAATCTCTTCCAATGGAATGTTATCAAGGAAAATCTGGCCTTTCGTGGGCTTAAAAAAACGTGGCAATAAATTGACTAAAGTAGATTTGCCGCCGCCAGAGGGACCAACAAATGCAACTACTTCACCAGGGTTAATCGATAGATTGATGTCCGCTAATGCATCCTTGCGATCAAGGTCTTGTTGATAAGAAAAACCAACATTCTCAAAACGAATTGCCCCAGCCGCCTTTTGCAGAGGCTTCATAGTTAAACGACGATCGTCTCCTTCTTCAAAGGGCTGATCCATGAGATCAAAAATCATTTCAGCAGCTGTTAAACCACGCTGCAGTGGTTGGTTAATATCAGCCAAATGTTTTAAAGGGGAAATCACCAACATCATCGCCGTGATAAAGGCGGCAAATCCACCAACCGTAGTGCCTTCCGTAGTGCCTTCAGTCGATGATTGCAGTAATGCGATCACCAACACGGTTGATAAAGCAATAGAAGCAATCAATTGGGTAATCGGCTGATTAAGGCCGCCAGCTACGGCGGATTTCAAGGCGAATTGGCGCAAACGCCCTGCTTTTTGCTGGAAGCGATTCATCTCATACTGCTCTGCCCCATGAACTTTTACGATCTTATAACCCGCAGCAGCCTCTTCGACGATATAAGCTAGATCGCTAGTTAAGGTTTGTTGTTCCAGGTTTAATGCTCTAAGACGACGATTAATTTTCGTCATGATCAAAGCAATTACGGGAAATATCACCAGCACCACCAAGGTCAGCTTCCAATTCAGGTAAATCAAGTAGCCCATTAACCCGATCACTGTAAGCGAGTCCCGCACAAGACTAATCAACATACCGCCCATAACAGTAAGTACGTTATTGACTTCGAATACCACTGCATTAATCAAGTTGGAAGCGGAATTCTTTTGGAAAAAAGCGGTACTCGCATGCAATAGAGTTTGAAACATTTGCTCACGCAACTTCAAAAGAACTGAATTGATTACGCGGGTAAGTAAATAGTTAGACAAAAACTGGGCTAGACTGCGGATTAAAGCCAATCCAACCAAAAAGACCGGAACTTGCCATAACTTACTATTGAGCTGTCCCGTAAATCCTCGGTCTAATAAAGGCTTCATGAGGGCAGGGATGGATGTCTCTGCCGCGGCAACTACCGCCATTGCTAGCAAAGAGCCGATAATTAAGCCAATATGGGGCTTGAGGTAGCTGATTAAGCGATTTAGAGCAGTACGGTCTTGAGCATTCATATAATGAATTATGCCCACTTTATCTGTCATACTCATCACCCGCAATGAAGAGGCCAATCTAGAGGATTGTCTAGCCTCCCTTGAGGGTATTGCCCAGCAAATGATTGTGGTCGATACCAACAGCACTGACCGCACCCTAGAAATCGCCCAAAAGTACGGCGCCACGATTGCCCAACCTACGGATTGGCCCGGATTTGGCCCTCAAAAGAACCGAGCCCTAGATCTTGCCACGCAAGAATGGGTTTTATCTCTAGATGCCGATGAAAGACTCACCCCCACTCTGAGATCTGAAATTTTGACCGCTATTCACCATAATGGTCATATAGATTGTTTTGCAATTCCCCGCTTATCTTGGTACTGCGGCCGCTTTATCCGTCACTCAGGTTGGAGTCCCGATTATGTTGATCGACTTTTTAAACGGGGAACTGCCCGCTTCTCTGATGATCTGGTTCATGAACGCTTAATTCCACAAGGCCAAGTTGCCAAGCTGAAAAATCCAATATTGCATTTCAGCTTCATGAACTACTCTCAGGTCCTCCAAAAACTAGATCGATACTCTACTGCTTCAGCACAGCAGGCATATTCCAAAGGTAAGACTAGCAACCCTCTGAAGGCTGTTCTTCATGGGCTCTGGGCCTTTATACGTACTTACATCATACGCGCAGGGTTCTTGGATGGCGCTCAAGGTTTTGCGCTTGCGATCTCCAATGGGCAAGGCACTTACTATCGCTACATGAAGCTTTGGCAACTCAATCAGGAAGCGCGAAAATGATTTCGGTCCTATTGGCTACATACAATTGGCCCCAAGCATTGAAGTTATGCCTAGAATCACTAGCCACTCAAACTGATCGTGATTTTGAAATTATCATTGCAGATGATGGGTCGACAGATAGCACCAAAGAAATCATCGATCACTTTCGAGCATCACACTCGATAGCGATTACCCATCTGTGGCAGGATGATCAAGGCTTTCGTAAAACAAAAATTTTGAATCAAGCAATAGTTGCTGCAAAAGGAGACTATTTAGTATTTTTGGATGGTGATTGCATCACGCAGCCTGACTTTATTACGCGCCACCGCTCACTCTCCCAACCGGGATTCTTGGTCACTGGTAGTCGAGTCCTGTTGAATGAAAAACTCACTCAAGAATTACTATCCTGGGATTCGTGGAGTTTTTCGCGCTTTGCTGCCAATCTTTTAGTCTATCGACTTAGCGGCAGCATTAACAAATACTGGCCCCTCAAAATCCAATTAGGTGATGGCAAATGGCGCAACTATCAAAAATTTGTATGGCGCCGCATTAAAGGCTGCAATATGGCCTGCTGGAAATCAGATGCTACCGCTATTCATGGCTTTGATGAAACCATGACAGGCTGGGGCCATGAAGATGCGGATTTTGTATTCCGCTTACAGCGCAATCACATTCAAAGAAAATCAGGTGCATGGGCAACTGAGGTTCTGCATCTTTTTCACAAGATTCATGATCATAGTAATGCTGCTGAAAATGCCAAGCGCGTGCGCGAAAAGATTCTTGCAAAAGCAACATAAGTTTGCACTATGACCAATTTTTCTAATTTCCAACCAAAAAAAGTTTTGTTTATTGCCACTCGTCAAATTGGCGATGTATTAGTTACAACCCCTCTCATTAGCAAGGCTCGTGAATTATGGCCAAATGCCCAATTTGATTTTTTGGGCTATAAGGGCAAGCTCGATATGCTCAAAGGCAATCCCGATATTACAGAGATCATTGAAACTTCTGACCGACCCGGCTTTGCTGAGTACCTATTACTATTTAACCGCCTGTTCCAACGATATGACTTAGCCTTTGTCACGCAACCCAGTGACAGAGCTTATCTTTATGGCCTCATAGCTGCCTTTCGAAGGGTGGGAGTATTGGGCGGCCATCCCCAAGGCAAAGATAACAAAACCGAAAAGCAAAATGCTTGGAAGAAATTCATTTGCATGCACACTGTCAATGTTGACTATTTTGCCCAGCATGTCATTACAGAAAAACTGCGACTACTAGAGAGTTTTTATAAAAATCCGAGTGAGTTATTTTCCAAACCGATTCATGTCACACCCCCTATTGGCGAGCCATTAACGCCGGCAATCACAAACCAGCTTAAACAACCCTATGTAGTGATTCATCCAGGACCCTTAACTGCGTATAAACGCTGGCCCCTGACTCACTGGCAATACCTCATAACGGATCTTATAAAACGTGGCTTCCAAGTGGTACTGAGTGCTTCTCCTGCCAAACAAGATTTAGAGCTCAATCAAGATATTCTCTCGCTACTCACAAATGAAATACGAGAAAAGGTGCTTGATACCGCTGGAAGTTTATCCATTCCCCAAGCCGGATCTCTTTTGCGAGGCGCTGCTTTATACATTGGGGTGGATACCTCAATCACCCATTTGGCAGCAGCTTGCAATACACCGACCATCACCCTGTTTGGCGCAACCCCGCCTACGAATTTTGGTCCATGGCCCAATGGCTTTATCGGCAAACAGCCTTATCAATTGCGGGCCCGCTCACAAACAGTAGGTAAAGTGACAATTCTGCAAGGCCCTGGTGAATGTGTGCCCTGCCGAAAAGCAGGCTGCCTAGACCGAGCTGACAGCAATAGCGAGTGTTTAGATTTATTAGAGCCCGCCCAAGTAGTTGAGGCAGTGGAAATGATTTTGCAACGCTAAGCTAGTGGTATTGAACTTCCACTGCATTATGTTGCTTTGAGGCCAAGAGCTGTTGCAAGCTATGTAAGCAAGCATCATCTGGATAGATGCGCATCTCCTCTGGGAATTGCATCAAGCATGCCCCGCCGCTCGTAGTTACGGCAGCTGTGATCATTAAACCTTTCACACCATCATTTGAACCTGAGACCGGCGCACCACCCAACTTTGGATCGCTCACTCGATTAGACATGAGATAGGGGCCAATTTGACTGCGGAGCATTTTAATATCAGTTCCAGCATCAAGAGCAACATGGATATTGCGTGCAAATCGCATGCGGGCACCAGTAATATCCATCACCCCCTCAGAAACAATCCGCATCCCTCCAGAAAATTTATCTGGCGTGACATTTACTTTTGCAATGAGCAACTCATCTTCTTTAAGCCATGAGCGATTGGGTTCATATACTTCACTATAGAGGGTTACTTCCAAGGCGGCTGTACCATCATCAATGGTGGCAATCATCATGCGACCACGCTGACCAGTGAGCATCCGTGCCGAGGTAATGATGCCAGCAATCAATTGATCCTTGCCTTCGGTTACCTTGGATAAAGGCTGGCGAATGAAATGCGATACTTCCTCGCGATACGCATCGAACATATGTCCAGTTAAGCAAAGACCTAAGGCCGTTTTTTCTTCTTGTAAGCGCTTTTTCTCAGACCACACTGGTTCACGGACTAATTCGGGAAGGTGGCGATGATCCTCACCAGCTACTTCAAATAAGCTGACTTGATGAATGGATGCCTCTGCCTGCTCTGCGGCCTCAATTGCCCTTGCTAGAGAGGCCAACAAAGTTGAGTGAATATCGTAAAGATTTCCACCTACCGAAACTGAGTCGCGGTATAGGCTATCGAATGCCCCTGCACGCATTAAAGCCTCAATGGCACGACGGTTAACCTGACGACGGTCTACACGCGCACAAAAATCAAATAAATCTTTGAATGGGCCACCAAGCTCACGGGCCTTAACAATCGCCTCAATAGCAGCCTCTCCAGTTCCCCTGACTGCGCCTAGGCCGTAACGAATATGGCTGATGTGAGAATCTGGAGCAGCATCAGGTGCGCGCAATGGCGTGAATTCATAGACGCCAGTATTGATATCGGGAGAGAAAATTCGAATTTGATTGGCCAAGCAATCGTCATAGAGAATCTTTACCTTATCGGTATCATCCATGGCGAGCGATAAGTTGGCCGCCATAAATTCTGCAGGGTAATAGGCTTTTAGCCAAGCGGTTTGATATGCCAATAATGCATAAGCAGCAGCATGTGATTTATTAAATCCATAGCCAGCAAAGCGCTCCATCAAATCATATATTTCATTGGCCTTGGCTTCAGAGATACCGCCTGCTTTGGCGCCATCACTAAAAATCTTACGGTGCTGCGCCATCTCCTCTGGTTTTTTCTTACCCATCGCACGTCGCAACATATCGGCACCACCCAAGGAGTAGCCGCCGATGATTTGGGCCATCTGCATCACCTGCTCTTGGTACACCATGATGCCGTAGGTTTCTTGTAAAACAGGCTCGATACGTGGGTCTGGATACTCTACTTTTTGACGGCCATGTTTACGCTCAATAAAGTCTGGGATCAGGTCCATTGGGCCAGGACGATAGAGAGCCACCAAAGCAATAATGTCCTCAAAGCGGTCAGGCTTCGCTTCCCGTAGCATGCCTTGCATACCGCGACTTTCAAGCTGGAATACCGCAACCGTATTTGCCCTCTTGAGTACTTCAAAAGCCTTTTCATCATCAAGTGGAATATCACCGATACTCCAATCCTTGCGATCAGCATGCAAAGCTTTGATCCAACGCTCCGCAGCCGCAAGAATAGTCAGGGTGGTTAGGCCCAAGAAGTCAAACTTGACTAAGCCGATTGCTTCAACATCGTCCTTATCGAACTGACTAATCACAGAGCTACTATCTTGGTCTTTAGTTTCTTGTGTATAGAGCGGACAAAAATCAGTGAGGCGTCCAGGGGCAATCAATACGCCACCAGCGTGCATACCAACGTTGCGCGTCATACCCTCCAACTGCTGAGCCAATGAGAGCAGTTGGCGCACTTCGTCTTCATTCTTTTCGCGCTCGGCTAATTGTTTCTCTTCCTTCTTAGCCATCTCAATTGTCATATACTGACCTGGCTTATTGGGCACCAATTTAGCAATGCCATCAACGAAGTTATATCCCTGCTCCAATACACGCCCAACATCACGAATCGCCGCTCTCGCAGCCATGGTTCCAAAGGTAGCGATCTGGCTTACAGCATCCTTGCCGTATTTATCTTTAACGTACTGAATGACGCGATCACGCCCATGCTGGCAAAAGTCGATATCAAAGTCCGGCATCGAGACACGTTCAGGATTTAAGAAGCGCTCAAAGAGTAAGTTGTATCGCAATGGATCTAGATCGGTAATCCCCAGCGAGTAAGCAACGAGAGATCCCGCCCCAGATCCACGGCCAGGACCAACGGGAACCCCATTATTTTTTGCCCAGTTAATAAAGTCAGCAACAATCAAGAAGTACCCAGGGAACCCCATTTGCGCAATCGTCTTGACTTCAAACACCAGTCGGTCGCGATAACGAGGCATCTCTTTGGCGCGCTCCTCTGGGTCAGGAAAATTACGGATCATATGACGCTCTAGTCCGATCTCCGATTGTTGCAACAAATAGTCATCTAAAGTAATGCCCGGAGGTGTCGGAAAATCTGGTAAACGTAGTTTACCTAGTACTAGAGATAAATTGCAGCGCTTCGCAATCTCTACCGAATTTGCCAAAGCTACTGGTAAATCCGCAAAGCGCTTCTCCATCTCTTCTTGCGTCAAGAAGTATTGCTCTTCGTTAAATTTCTTTTGGCGTCTTGGGTTACCTAATAACTCGCCTTCGGCAATACACACCCGCGCTTCATGAGCAATAAAATCGCTCTTTTGCATAAACTGAACTGGGTGAGTTGCAACCACCGGTAGATCCAGCTCGCTAGCCAAATGGCAGGCTAGCTGCAGGTGTTTTTCATCTTGGGGATGACCGCCGCGTTGAACCTCAATGTAAAAGGATTGGTGGAATAGTTTTTCATACCGCTGAGCCACTTCTTTCGCGTGATCTTCTTGACCACTCAACAAAGCTGCACCCACTTCTCCCATGCGAGCCCCAGACAGGGCAATCAAGCCATAAGACAATGTTTTTTTAGCCTGCTTATCCTCGGCTTTGGCTGCAGGCTCACTAAACCAGGCCAAATCAACCTCAGCCCGACCGCGGGATTGATTATCTAATGAAGCACGGCTTAACAACTCACATAAATTGAGATAGCCAGAATGGTTTTGCACCAAGAGCAATAGACGATGAGGTTGGTCGGGATCTTGGGGATTGCTAACCCAGACATCAGCACCAGCAATCGGCTTAATGCCTCCTGAGCGAGCGGCAGAATAAAAGCGCACTAAGCCAAATAAATTACTTAAATCTGTCAGCGCTAAGGCACCCATTTCATCTTTAACGGCCGCCGCTACAGCATCATCAATGCGGACGACCCCATCCGTAATGGAGAACTCAGAGTGGATACGAAGATGAACAAAACGGGGCAAAGACATGAGATGATTTTAGCTGTGTCCCCCCCCCCCAAAAAAATCACTCAATCCCAGCCCGTCGGCTATCGCGGGCGGTTTGCCCCCTCACCTACAGGCCCACTTCATGCTGGGTCCTTAGTTGCGGCCCTAGGAAGTTGGTTAGACGCTCGTAAAAATGAGGGTCAATGGCTGCTCAGAATCGAGGATATTGATACCCCTAGGTGCACCCCGGGTGCAGCTATTCAGATTCAACAACAACTGCTTGCCTGCGGCCTACACTGGGACGAAGAACCCACCTATCAAACGGACCGCTTACAACATTATCAAAAAGCTCTAGAGCGCTTAAATGAACTCAAGCAAATTTATGCATGCGCCTGTTCTCGACAAACCATCCTAAATACTCTAGCGGCCCACGGAATCGAGCCTGCCCGCAATCAAGAAATGATCTATCCAGGAAGCTGTCGACCAGAAAAATCTGAACTTGGCTATGCAGACCTTACCAAGCCCAAAATTGCTTGGCGACTCGCCCTACCTCAAAATTGCATGATCTATTTTGAAGATTTAGCACTTGGTACCCAGAGTCAAAATCTCACTAAAGAAGTGGGGGATTTTGTTTTAAGAAGAAGTGATGGTTTATTTACCTATCAACTTGCAGTTGTTGTGGATGATGCCGAGCAAGGTGTTACCCATATCGTGCGCAGCGAAGATTTACTCAGTAACACTGCGAGACAAATCTACCTCCAAGATTTATTGGGCTACCAGCACCCACAATATCGACACTTACCATTAGTGCTAGACGATCATGGTGAAAAACTGAGCAAGCAAACCTCAGCTACCCAAATTCAAACTGAGACTGAACAACAATCTCTCGCTGAACTACGCAAAGCTGCAAAACATTTGGGATTACGCGATCTACCCGATGGAAGCAATGTAACTATTGCCGAGTGGCTCTTCGCTGCAACCCAGGCTTGGGGCAACCGAACTAATAAAGCTACTGGCTAAACTGCCACACCTCTGAACGTTATTTCTTCTTGAAACCACCCAGGAGAGCTCCTACAGCAGGCTTTGCTGGAACAATGCCAACCTTTTTCTCTTCTGGTTTTGCAACATCAGAGGAGGCATTAGGAGTGCCACTGGGTTCGTAGGGCTGATAGAAAAACGGGTCAGACATTTTCCCGCCACTTGAGGTTGCACTACTACAGGAGGGTGGATTGACATCTGGAACTGGCCGAATATCCAGTTTGCGCTTCATCAGCTTTTCGATATCGTCCAGCAACCGCTTTTCGCTATCGTCAACTAAAGCAATTGCATCACCTTTACTACCTGCGCGCCCCGTACGTCCGATGCGGTGAATAAAGTCTTCTGCGTTATACGGGAGCTCATGGTTAATCACGCACGGCATGTCTGGAATATCTAATCCGCGAGCTGCTACATCTGTAGCGACCAATACTTCGATTGCACCCGACTTAAATGCGTCCAAAGTCATAGTACGTTCACCCTGACTCTTATCGCCATGAATCGCCCCAGCCTTAATACCATCACGCTCCAGGGCACGAGCCAGCTTTGCACAACCTAAGCGGCTATTTGTAAAAATAATGCATTGTCTTGATAAACCTTGGCGAGTACGAGCTTCTAGCACCTTCACAATCGCATGCTGTTTATCGCCAGATGAAACCAAATGCACTACCTGCTTCACGGTATCAGCCGCAGCATTTTGACGGGCTACCTCTACCGTTACTGGAGTGCGCAGATAGCTTTGGGCAAGCTTTTTAATCTCTGGAGAGAAGGTCGCAGAGAACAGCAAAGTCTGTCTTTGCGCAGGAATCAAATTAATAATACGTTGCAGATCGGGTAAAAATCCCATATCCAACATACGATCGGCCTCATCTAAGACCAGTAATTCAACTTGAGAGAGATTGGCTACCTTAGAGCCAATGTGATCTAAAAGGCGACCTGGGGTAGCAATCAAGATCTCCACGCCGTTGCGTAGAAGTGCCACTTGCTCTTTCATGTCTACGCCGCCATACACTACTGCAGTTCGTAAATCCGTATATTTTGAGTAGTTAGCAGCATTCTCTGCAACTTGCACAGCCAACTCCCGAGTTGGCGTTAAAACTAATGCGCGAATGGGGTGACGGGCTGGCGAGGCACTATTGCTCCCATGACGTAAGATCTTTTGAATCATTGGCAATACAAAAGCCGCGGTTTTGCCTGTCCCAGTTTGCGCAGCGCCCATCAAATCGCTTCCCGCTAATACATGCGAAATCGATTGAGCTTGAATTGGAGTCGGAGTGTTGTATCCCTGTTCAGCAACCGCTTTTTGAATCAGCGGGTCTAAACCAAATTCAGCAAAAGTAATTGTTGCTGGAGAATTGGCGCTAGCAGTTGCTAGATCGTCAGTCCCAATAGATGAATGTATTTCAGTGGCAGTATTTGTCAAGATAACTTACAGAATGGCCGTAATACCGGCCTTAGCCGTTTCAGCATCCTCGGCCGATTTCACGCCGGAAACGCCGACTGCGCCGATGGTAAACCCATTTACCTCGATATTGACCCCACCTTCTAACATGCCCGAAATATGCGGTGCAGACAAAAAGGAAGTGCGGCCATTGTTAATAATTTCCTCGTATACACGACTCTCACGTTTACCCATCGCTGCTGTACGTGCTTTTTCTTGAGCGATGTATGCAGAGACCGGCGCACAACCATCGCGACGAATCAAACCCAGCAAGTGACCGCCATCATCACAAACAGCAATCGTCACAGCCCAATTATTGGCGGCTGCATGTTTGTTTGCCGCATCCAAAATCTTTTGAACATCAGCTTGGGTTAAGTAAGGTTTAGTTGCCAACATGTTTAATCTCTCTGTCTCGAATCTGTTTTATATGATGAAAATGCTATCTATATAAGCTCTTGAATTATAAGGGCTGCGGATTGACCAAGCGATATTGGCCCTTCCGCAGCCTGTCTCCACCCAACTGACTGATTATTTAAGGAATTCTTGGGCTGCAAGGACGCCACTAGCCTTAGGTTTATATCCCATAGCGCCCAAACTCATTTCTACACCGCTCAAAGCAGCCATCAAACTGAGCTCATTGCAATCACCCAAATGACCAATTCGGAAAGCTTTGCCCTTAATCTTGCCTAGACCAGTACCCAAGGAAAGATTGAATTTTTCTAATGCATGCTTACGCAATACATCGGCATCCATCCCATCGGGGGTGGCAATGCAAGTCAAAACTGGTGAAAAGCACTCATGATCTTGACACTGAATTTCCAATCCCCATGCATTGACCGCTTCACGACAGGCTGCAGCTAAACGCTGGTGACGCGCAAAGATCACATCTAATCCTTCGGCCATCATCATGTCCATTGCTTCATGCAAGCCATACATTAGGTTGGTGCTCGGGGTGGTTGACCAGTAACCGTTTTTATTGGACTCTAAAATTTCATCCCATGCCCAATAGGATTTGGGATAGGTATTGCGTTTACTTGCTTCAATCGCCTTAGGCGATAAAGCATTAAAACCAATACCCGGCGGCAACATCAAGCCTTTTTGTGAGCCAGATACGGTAACATCGGCGCCCCACTTGTCGTGCTCATAGTCCGCAGAACCCAAGCCAGACACGCTGTCAACCAATAGTAAGGCTGGATGTTTTGCAGAATCGATTGCCTTTCGAACTGCGGCGATATTCGAAGTAACGCCAGTAGAAGTTTCGTTATGAACTACGCAAACTGCTTTAATTTCATGCTGAGTATCTTTACGCAAGCGCTCTTCTATCACAGATGCGTCAACACCCCAACGCCAAGAATCTTGACCAGACTTTCCCACAACCTCCACATCTAATCCAAGACGCTGAGCAAGTGCACGCCACAAATTAGCAAACTGACCGGTTTCATAGAACAAGAC
This genomic interval from Polynucleobacter necessarius contains the following:
- the msbA gene encoding lipid A export permease/ATP-binding protein MsbA, with translation MNAQDRTALNRLISYLKPHIGLIIGSLLAMAVVAAAETSIPALMKPLLDRGFTGQLNSKLWQVPVFLVGLALIRSLAQFLSNYLLTRVINSVLLKLREQMFQTLLHASTAFFQKNSASNLINAVVFEVNNVLTVMGGMLISLVRDSLTVIGLMGYLIYLNWKLTLVVLVIFPVIALIMTKINRRLRALNLEQQTLTSDLAYIVEEAAAGYKIVKVHGAEQYEMNRFQQKAGRLRQFALKSAVAGGLNQPITQLIASIALSTVLVIALLQSSTEGTTEGTTVGGFAAFITAMMLVISPLKHLADINQPLQRGLTAAEMIFDLMDQPFEEGDDRRLTMKPLQKAAGAIRFENVGFSYQQDLDRKDALADINLSINPGEVVAFVGPSGGGKSTLVNLLPRFFKPTKGQIFLDNIPLEEIVLADLRKQISFVSQDVILFNDTIAVNVAYGAVESEGIDRSRVMEALEASNLGALIKELPDGIDSLVGDNGNRLSGGQRQRLAIARAIYKNAPILILDEATSALDSESERQVQDALDCLMMGRTTLVIAHRLSTIEHADRIIVLEHGRVVENGSHADLIKHDGLYANLHRIQFSNA
- a CDS encoding glycosyltransferase family 2 protein encodes the protein MPTLSVILITRNEEANLEDCLASLEGIAQQMIVVDTNSTDRTLEIAQKYGATIAQPTDWPGFGPQKNRALDLATQEWVLSLDADERLTPTLRSEILTAIHHNGHIDCFAIPRLSWYCGRFIRHSGWSPDYVDRLFKRGTARFSDDLVHERLIPQGQVAKLKNPILHFSFMNYSQVLQKLDRYSTASAQQAYSKGKTSNPLKAVLHGLWAFIRTYIIRAGFLDGAQGFALAISNGQGTYYRYMKLWQLNQEARK
- a CDS encoding glycosyltransferase family 2 protein, which codes for MISVLLATYNWPQALKLCLESLATQTDRDFEIIIADDGSTDSTKEIIDHFRASHSIAITHLWQDDQGFRKTKILNQAIVAAKGDYLVFLDGDCITQPDFITRHRSLSQPGFLVTGSRVLLNEKLTQELLSWDSWSFSRFAANLLVYRLSGSINKYWPLKIQLGDGKWRNYQKFVWRRIKGCNMACWKSDATAIHGFDETMTGWGHEDADFVFRLQRNHIQRKSGAWATEVLHLFHKIHDHSNAAENAKRVREKILAKAT
- a CDS encoding glycosyltransferase family 9 protein, translating into MTNFSNFQPKKVLFIATRQIGDVLVTTPLISKARELWPNAQFDFLGYKGKLDMLKGNPDITEIIETSDRPGFAEYLLLFNRLFQRYDLAFVTQPSDRAYLYGLIAAFRRVGVLGGHPQGKDNKTEKQNAWKKFICMHTVNVDYFAQHVITEKLRLLESFYKNPSELFSKPIHVTPPIGEPLTPAITNQLKQPYVVIHPGPLTAYKRWPLTHWQYLITDLIKRGFQVVLSASPAKQDLELNQDILSLLTNEIREKVLDTAGSLSIPQAGSLLRGAALYIGVDTSITHLAAACNTPTITLFGATPPTNFGPWPNGFIGKQPYQLRARSQTVGKVTILQGPGECVPCRKAGCLDRADSNSECLDLLEPAQVVEAVEMILQR
- the dnaE gene encoding DNA polymerase III subunit alpha, with the translated sequence MSLPRFVHLRIHSEFSITDGVVRIDDAVAAAVKDEMGALALTDLSNLFGLVRFYSAARSGGIKPIAGADVWVSNPQDPDQPHRLLLLVQNHSGYLNLCELLSRASLDNQSRGRAEVDLAWFSEPAAKAEDKQAKKTLSYGLIALSGARMGEVGAALLSGQEDHAKEVAQRYEKLFHQSFYIEVQRGGHPQDEKHLQLACHLASELDLPVVATHPVQFMQKSDFIAHEARVCIAEGELLGNPRRQKKFNEEQYFLTQEEMEKRFADLPVALANSVEIAKRCNLSLVLGKLRLPDFPTPPGITLDDYLLQQSEIGLERHMIRNFPDPEERAKEMPRYRDRLVFEVKTIAQMGFPGYFLIVADFINWAKNNGVPVGPGRGSGAGSLVAYSLGITDLDPLRYNLLFERFLNPERVSMPDFDIDFCQHGRDRVIQYVKDKYGKDAVSQIATFGTMAARAAIRDVGRVLEQGYNFVDGIAKLVPNKPGQYMTIEMAKKEEKQLAEREKNEDEVRQLLSLAQQLEGMTRNVGMHAGGVLIAPGRLTDFCPLYTQETKDQDSSSVISQFDKDDVEAIGLVKFDFLGLTTLTILAAAERWIKALHADRKDWSIGDIPLDDEKAFEVLKRANTVAVFQLESRGMQGMLREAKPDRFEDIIALVALYRPGPMDLIPDFIERKHGRQKVEYPDPRIEPVLQETYGIMVYQEQVMQMAQIIGGYSLGGADMLRRAMGKKKPEEMAQHRKIFSDGAKAGGISEAKANEIYDLMERFAGYGFNKSHAAAYALLAYQTAWLKAYYPAEFMAANLSLAMDDTDKVKILYDDCLANQIRIFSPDINTGVYEFTPLRAPDAAPDSHISHIRYGLGAVRGTGEAAIEAIVKARELGGPFKDLFDFCARVDRRQVNRRAIEALMRAGAFDSLYRDSVSVGGNLYDIHSTLLASLARAIEAAEQAEASIHQVSLFEVAGEDHRHLPELVREPVWSEKKRLQEEKTALGLCLTGHMFDAYREEVSHFIRQPLSKVTEGKDQLIAGIITSARMLTGQRGRMMIATIDDGTAALEVTLYSEVYEPNRSWLKEDELLIAKVNVTPDKFSGGMRIVSEGVMDITGARMRFARNIHVALDAGTDIKMLRSQIGPYLMSNRVSDPKLGGAPVSGSNDGVKGLMITAAVTTSGGACLMQFPEEMRIYPDDACLHSLQQLLASKQHNAVEVQYH
- the gluQRS gene encoding tRNA glutamyl-Q(34) synthetase GluQRS, with the translated sequence MSPPPKKITQSQPVGYRGRFAPSPTGPLHAGSLVAALGSWLDARKNEGQWLLRIEDIDTPRCTPGAAIQIQQQLLACGLHWDEEPTYQTDRLQHYQKALERLNELKQIYACACSRQTILNTLAAHGIEPARNQEMIYPGSCRPEKSELGYADLTKPKIAWRLALPQNCMIYFEDLALGTQSQNLTKEVGDFVLRRSDGLFTYQLAVVVDDAEQGVTHIVRSEDLLSNTARQIYLQDLLGYQHPQYRHLPLVLDDHGEKLSKQTSATQIQTETEQQSLAELRKAAKHLGLRDLPDGSNVTIAEWLFAATQAWGNRTNKATG
- a CDS encoding DEAD/DEAH box helicase — protein: MTNTATEIHSSIGTDDLATASANSPATITFAEFGLDPLIQKAVAEQGYNTPTPIQAQSISHVLAGSDLMGAAQTGTGKTAAFVLPMIQKILRHGSNSASPARHPIRALVLTPTRELAVQVAENAANYSKYTDLRTAVVYGGVDMKEQVALLRNGVEILIATPGRLLDHIGSKVANLSQVELLVLDEADRMLDMGFLPDLQRIINLIPAQRQTLLFSATFSPEIKKLAQSYLRTPVTVEVARQNAAADTVKQVVHLVSSGDKQHAIVKVLEARTRQGLSRQCIIFTNSRLGCAKLARALERDGIKAGAIHGDKSQGERTMTLDAFKSGAIEVLVATDVAARGLDIPDMPCVINHELPYNAEDFIHRIGRTGRAGSKGDAIALVDDSEKRLLDDIEKLMKRKLDIRPVPDVNPPSCSSATSSGGKMSDPFFYQPYEPSGTPNASSDVAKPEEKKVGIVPAKPAVGALLGGFKKK
- a CDS encoding GlcG/HbpS family heme-binding protein, translated to MATKPYLTQADVQKILDAANKHAAANNWAVTIAVCDDGGHLLGLIRRDGCAPVSAYIAQEKARTAAMGKRESRVYEEIINNGRTSFLSAPHISGMLEGGVNIEVNGFTIGAVGVSGVKSAEDAETAKAGITAIL